The proteins below come from a single Candidatus Hydrogenedens sp. genomic window:
- a CDS encoding rRNA adenine N-6-methyltransferase family protein, with protein sequence MSFWTFMGEIFRANKTTGAIAPSSPALADCITDLANLQDAKVIVEFGPGTGVFTEYIQKKKNPSAYFLAMEINPVFAKATKERCPEVHVVQDSAENTMKYLNEAGYNYCDVIISGLPWTRFEDELQNKLLNATYVCLREKGTFLTFAYFFSPWVPSGKKFFKGKLPKKFNNKCSRSPIILKNFPPCHVYICEK encoded by the coding sequence ATGTCGTTCTGGACTTTTATGGGTGAAATTTTTAGAGCGAACAAAACAACAGGTGCAATTGCTCCAAGTAGTCCTGCATTGGCAGATTGTATTACTGATCTGGCAAATTTACAAGATGCAAAAGTAATTGTAGAGTTTGGACCTGGAACAGGGGTCTTTACCGAATATATTCAAAAGAAGAAAAATCCATCTGCTTATTTCCTTGCGATGGAGATTAATCCAGTTTTTGCGAAAGCGACAAAGGAACGATGTCCCGAGGTACATGTCGTTCAGGATTCTGCTGAGAATACAATGAAATATTTAAATGAGGCAGGATATAACTATTGTGACGTTATCATTTCTGGCCTACCCTGGACACGATTTGAAGATGAACTCCAGAATAAATTACTTAATGCGACCTATGTGTGTCTACGTGAAAAAGGGACATTTTTAACATTTGCTTATTTCTTTAGTCCCTGGGTTCCTTCTGGTAAAAAGTTTTTTAAAGGTAAACTACCTAAAAAATTTAACAATAAATGCAGTCGTTCACCTATCATCTTAAAAAACTTTCCTCCCTGTCATGTTTATATCTGTGAAAAATAA
- a CDS encoding Gfo/Idh/MocA family oxidoreductase, giving the protein MKPIHCAIVGCGNISDVYIKNILRFTNLKLMGCSDILREKAEEKAQQYNLNVYDTNDVFDSDNIDLIINLTIPSSHFEVSLKALEHGKHVYSEKPLALTNEHATTLLEIANKNSLFVGCAPDTFLGASWQTAKKLINDGWIGKPLSATAFMLCHGHESWHPSPEFYYQKGGGPLFDMGPYYLTVLIYLLGPVKSVFAVGKKSFDTRLTTSMPKFGEKVIVEIPTHIHATLCFENNIICTLIVSFDTWAHRLPYVEIYGEKGSLSLPDPNQFFGTTYYYNQYMKEWKEVPTCYDIFTNMRGIGISDMATAIQEKRQFLANGELARHVVDIMEKIQESVTTGEHLQIETTCPCLNVFNRITTASILPDGKT; this is encoded by the coding sequence ATGAAACCTATCCATTGTGCTATTGTCGGTTGTGGCAATATTTCTGATGTTTATATAAAGAATATACTACGTTTTACAAATTTAAAATTAATGGGATGTTCGGACATCCTTAGAGAAAAAGCCGAAGAGAAAGCACAACAATACAATCTAAATGTATATGACACAAATGACGTTTTTGATTCTGACAACATTGATTTAATCATTAATTTAACAATTCCGTCATCTCACTTTGAGGTTTCATTAAAGGCATTAGAACATGGAAAACATGTGTATAGCGAGAAACCTCTTGCCCTAACAAATGAACACGCAACCACTCTATTAGAAATTGCTAACAAAAACTCGTTATTCGTCGGATGTGCTCCAGACACTTTTTTAGGTGCAAGCTGGCAAACAGCAAAGAAACTAATCAATGATGGCTGGATTGGTAAACCTCTTTCAGCCACTGCTTTTATGCTTTGCCATGGTCATGAATCATGGCATCCCTCTCCTGAATTTTACTATCAAAAAGGAGGCGGTCCTTTGTTTGATATGGGTCCTTACTATCTCACAGTTCTCATTTATCTTCTTGGACCTGTAAAATCTGTATTTGCTGTTGGAAAAAAATCTTTTGATACACGACTTACTACAAGTATGCCAAAATTTGGTGAAAAGGTAATAGTAGAAATACCAACCCATATTCATGCAACACTTTGTTTTGAAAATAATATTATATGTACACTTATTGTTAGTTTTGATACATGGGCTCATCGTTTGCCTTATGTTGAAATTTACGGTGAAAAAGGCTCTCTCTCCTTACCTGACCCTAACCAATTCTTTGGGACTACTTACTATTATAATCAATATATGAAAGAGTGGAAGGAAGTACCTACATGTTATGACATTTTCACTAATATGCGAGGTATCGGCATAAGTGATATGGCAACTGCAATACAAGAGAAGAGGCAATTTTTAGCGAATGGTGAATTAGCCAGACATGTTGTTGATATTATGGAAAAAATTCAGGAATCCGTAACTACAGGGGAACACCTTCAAATAGAAACAACGTGTCCTTGTCTCAATGTATTTAATCGTATAACTACCGCTTCAATCCTTCCCGACGGCAAAACATAA